In the genome of Sphaeramia orbicularis chromosome 13, fSphaOr1.1, whole genome shotgun sequence, one region contains:
- the LOC115431604 gene encoding flotillin-2, with product MGNCLTVGPNEALVVSGACCGSDVKTYVVGGWAWAWWLISDTQRITLEIMTLQPRCEDVETAEGVAITVTGVAQVKVMTEPDLLAVACEQFLGKSVMDIKAVVLQTLEGHLRSILGTLTVEQIYQDRDQFAKLVREVAAPDVGRMGIEILSFTIKDVYDKLDYLSSLGKTQTAAVQRDADIGVAEAERDAGIREAECKKEMMDVKFLADTKMADSKRELELQKAAFNQEVNTKKAEAQLAYELQAAKEQQKIRLEEIEIQVVQRKKQITIEEKEISRTDKELIATVKRPAEAEAFKMQQLAEGQKMKKVLIAQAEAEKIRKIGEAEATSIEAVGKAEAEKMRLKAEAYHHYGEAAKTALVLEALPKIASKVAAPLAKTNEIVILSGDGNRVTSEVNRLLAELPVSVNALTGVDLSKMPLLQKMTSAHA from the exons AATAACTCTGGAGATCATGACTCTTCAGCCCAGATGTGAGGACGTGGAGACAGCAGAGGGAGTGGCCATCACTGTCACAGGCGTGGCTCAG GTGAAAGTCATGACAGAACCCGACTTGCTGGCTGTAGCTTGTGAGCAGTTTCTGGGTAAATCCGTGATGGATATCAAAGCTGTGGTTCTGCAGACGTTGGAGGGACATCTGCGCTCCATTCTAG GTACTCTGACTGTGGAGCAGATCTATCAGGACAGAGACCAGTTTGCTAAACTGGTGAGGGAGGTAGCAGCTCCTGATGTCGGCAGGATGGGAATCGAGATTCTCAGCTTTACCATAAAG GATGTGTATGATAAACTTGACTACCTGAGCTCCCTGGGGAAGACTCAGACTGCAGCCGTCCAGAGGGATGCAGACATCGGTGTTGCTGAGGCAGAGAGGGATGCTGGGATACGG GAGGCAGAATGTAAGAAGGAAATGATGGACGTCAAATTTCTGGCTGACACCAAGATGGCCGACTCCAAACGAGAGCTGGAGCTGCAGAAAGCTGCTTTCAACCAGGAAGTCAACACCAAG AAAGCCGAGGCCCAGCTGGCGTATGAGCTGCAGGCGGCAAAGGAGCAGCAGAAGATCCGCCTGGAGGAGATCGAGATCCAAGTGGTCCAGAGGAAGAAGCAGATCACCATCGAGGAGAAGGAGATTTCCCGCACGGACAAGGAGCTCATCGCCACTGTGAAGAGGCCAGCCGAGGCAGAGGCCTTCAAAATGCAGCAGCTGGCCGAAGGACAAAA GATGAAGAAGGTGTTGATCGCTCAGGCAGAGGCTGAGAAAATCAGGAAGATTGGTGAAGCAGAGGCCACTTCGATCGAAGCCGTGGGTAAAGCAGAGGCTGAGAAGATGAGACTGAAGGCCGAGGCGTACCATCACTACGGAGAGGCCGCCAAGACCGCCCTCGTCCTCGAAGCCCTGCCCAAG aTTGCCTCCAAGGTGGCAGCGCCATTAGCCAAAACCAATGAGATTGTCATCCTCAGCGGGGACGGAAACCGCGTGACAAGCGAGGTCAACCGCCTGTTGGCTGAGCTCCCCGTGTCCGTCAACGCCCTCACCGGCGTGGATCTGTCAAAG ATGCCGCTGCTGCAGAAAATGACCAGCGCTCACGCCTGA
- the fam222bb gene encoding protein FAM222B, producing MLACLPASGDSTIRLLSCTQMNTGLQKWETTQKMRSASYPTPAELDAYAKKVANNPLTIQIFPNSVKVPQRKHIRRTVNGLDTSSSSQRHSPYPSQVSASGGLLAVLRAPVKGIVKEPDGSRARQLHKAVMNPHGAPYAAQSTLNLPQPPSHIQDTSQPTAQAAQKQGIIPPQALQQQTMTHPMGLQQPQTMPHPQALQQRNMAHAHALQRQQSLSQVQTQQQRLAHPQGLQRQQSVPLTPALQQSQSCPSVVPQQHLSHLQTLKHQTAPPQALLTQQGVTQDLRHMPDGAQLLNLQHSQGLVGSQPHPQAVGAGPPAMPSSLQQQPPPPSAYGPRKLPDADAPPNVTVSTSTIPLSMAASLHQNRPSDLSSIVHQINQLCQARAGMGGTSVCEGQIANPSPISRNLLINASSRVSSHHPGMGACLMVGPPDKSTAQNPSVALHSQPNIPAPNSMHAFHTDPEKMQQQQQLQHHLHQQKQQQQLQQQQHLHQLQQLQQQRSWQQHQLAHMQQPPEGAHPCKNPRMEPPAECNFPPQTLNYPHKLPSTAQSFTLKHQAEKPPQQRPSSPVNCPVGSLPYMNGHYMQRQWGSLPPAAANNNGSGPQELPPAFQGGQPATDRIPGAKYRPGKEDPIGQSKMMPGMDFLGGEFQIPSFREQNLDVMEKMHRSAMGQVQEPSNGGGVHAHHPGYR from the exons ATGCTGGCCTGTCTGCCGGCATCTGGTGACTCTACCATCCGACTTCTCTCGTGCACGCAGATGAACACTGGACTTCAGAAAT GGGAAACTACACAGAAGATGAGATCTGCCAGCTATCCAACCCCAGCCGAGTTGGATGCCTATGCTAAGAAAGTTGCCAACAACCCTCTGACCATTCAGATCTTCCCCAACAGTGTCAAAGTACCTCAAAGGAAGCACATTCGCCGCACAGTCAACGGGCTCGACACGTCGTCGTCCAGCCAGCGTCACAGTCCCTACCCCTCTCAGGTCAGCGCCAGTGGAGGCCTGCTGGCCGTTCTCCGAGCGCCTGTCAAAGGCATTGTCAAAGAACCAGACGGAAGCCGAGCTCGACAGCTCCACAAAGCAGTCATGAACCCTCACGGCGCTCCGTACGCCGCTCAGAGCACTTTAAACCTCCCACAGCCCCCTTCTCACATACAGGACACGTCTCAGCCCACGGCCCAGGCTGCACAGAAGCAGGGCATCATCCCCCCCCAGGCGCTGCAGCAGCAGACCATGACTCACCCAATGGGTTTGCAGCAGCCGCAAACTATGCCTCACCCGCAGGCTTTACAGCAGAGGAACATGGCTCATGCTCATGCTCTGCAGCGGCAGCAGAGCCTGTCCCAGGTTCAGACTCAGCAGCAGAGGTTGGCTCACCCACAAGGCCTCCAGAGGCAGCAGAGTGTGCCTCTTACCCCGGCTCTGCAGCAGAGCCAGTCCTGTCCATCAGTTGTCCCACAGCAGCATCTTTCTCatctacagacactaaagcaTCAGACGGCACCTCCACAGGCTTTACTCACCCAGCAGGGCGTGACTCAGGATCTGCGACACATGCCTGATGGGGCTCAGCTTCTGAACCTGCAGCACTCCCAGGGCCTGGTGGGCTCACAGCCCCATCCCCAGGCTGTGGGTGCAGGACCTCCTGCCATGCCCAGCAGCCTTCAGCAGCAGCCGCCGCCGCCAAGCGCATACGGACCCCGAAAGCTCCCCGATGCAGACGCCCCGCCGAACGTAACTGTATCTACCTCCACCATTCCGCTGTCCATGGCGGCCAGTCTGCATCAGAACCGGCCCAGTGACCTGAGCAGCATCGTGCACCAAATCAACCAGCTGTGCCAAGCGCGGGCCGGCATGGGCGGCACCTCGGTCTGTGAGGGCCAGATCGCAAACCCCAGCCCAATCAGCCGCAACCTGCTGATCAACGCCAGCTCCAGGGTTTCCTCTCATCACCCGGGTATGGGCGCCTGCCTCATGGTGGGACCACCGGACAAATCTACGGCTCAGAACCCCAGTGTGGCTCTGCATTCACAGCCCAACATCCCTGCTCCCAATAGCATGCATGCGTTTCACACAGACCCGGAGaagatgcagcagcagcagcagcttcagcACCACCTACATCAGCAGAAACAACAGCAACAgttacaacaacagcaacactTACATCAACTCCAACAGCTCCAGCAGCAGCGCTCCTGGCAGCAGCATCAACTGGCCCACATGCAGCAGCCTCCCGAGGGTGCCCACCCCTGCAAGAACCCGAGGATGGAGCCTCCAGCTGAGTGTAACTTCCCACCTCAGACCCTCAACTACCCCCACAAGCTGCCCAGCACTGCACAGTCGTTCACTCTAAAACACCAAGCAGAAAAACCACCACAGCAGCGGCCCTCGTCCCCTGTTAACTGCCCCGTCGGCTCTCTGCCTTACATGAACGGTCACTACATGCAGCGACAGTGGGGCAGCCTCCCACCCGCGGCTGCCAACAACAACGGATCTGGTCCTCAGGAACTGCCGCCGGCTTTCCAGGGAGGGCAGCCGGCCACAGATCGCATCCCTGGAGCAAAGTACCGGCCGGGGAAAGAGGATCCAATTGGCCAGTCTAAAATGATGCCTGGCATGGATTTCCTGGGTGGTGAATTCCAGATTCCCAGCTTTCGGGAGCAGAACCTGGACGTGATGGAGAAGATGCACAGGTCGGCTATGGGCCAAGTCCAGGAGCCCAGCAACGGCGGAGGCGTCCACGCTCATCACCCGGGCTACAGATAA